From the genome of Bubalus kerabau isolate K-KA32 ecotype Philippines breed swamp buffalo chromosome 13, PCC_UOA_SB_1v2, whole genome shotgun sequence:
CTCTCTCTGGATCCCTCCTTGCTGCTGGGAGGAAGCCAAGCCCTAGAATCAGGACCTGCTGCGCCTGGTCCCACACCTCAGCAGGTGGCATGGAGTGCCCCAGACTTGCTATGGGCTGGCTCATTCTCATTGTTTGCCTGCCCTGCCCGTGTAGACGCCGTCCTCCTCAACAACATCGTCCAAAATTTCGGCATGCTGGACCTGGTGAAGAAGGTGCTGGCCAGCCACAAGTGTCAGATGGACCGTTCTCGGGAGCAGTATGCCCGCGACCTGGCAGGTACACTGGCCTCGGCTGTGCCCACAGGTGCTTGGGTGTGCGGaagagggctggggtgggtgaCACTGGGGCGGCCCCAGCCAGACCTCCCCGGGATTCACCTTCAACCCCACACTTTGCCTGTGAGGTGGCGCCTTCCCGGGAGgtgcctgtgggtgtgtgtgaggtAGGCTGATTCTGTAACCAGGCAGTTTGTCTGCAGACGTTAGCGTGAGCAGAACACGTGACAGAACAGGGAAGGCTGCTCCAGTCGGGCGGCTCAAGCCAGCTGCTCTCTGCTGCTTCCTCAGAGCAGCGAGTCCCCTGCAGAGAAGGCCCTGAAGACCGTGTTCCCACACGCACGCGAGGTCAGGCCCCAGGCCAGTGCAGGTCCTTGTCTGGCGGTGGTGGGTGGTCTGACGGCCTGTGCCCCGCAGCCCTGGAGCAGCAGTGTGACGAGCACCGCCGGCGGGCCAAGGAGCTCAAGCACAAGTCACAGCACCTCAGCAACGTGCTCATGACGCTCACGCCGGTCTCCCTGCCGCCCCCCGTGAAGCGGCCGCGGCTCGCGAGGGCCACGTCTGGGCCGGCCGCCATCGCCTCGCAGGTGCTCGCCCAGTCTGCCCAGATCGCCCTGACCCCCGGCGTGCCCGTCTCCCAGCTTACCAGTGTGCCGCTGGGCAAAGTGGTGTCCACCCTGCCCTCCCCCGTGCTGGGCAAGGCTGCGCCCCAGGTCGCTCCAGCCAGCTCCCCCGCCTCGCCACTGCTTGGCGGCTACACAGTGCTGGCCTCCTCTGGCACCACCTTCCCCAACACAGTGGAGATCCACCCGGACGCGTCCAGCCTCACGGTCCTGAGCACAGCCGCCATGCAGGACGGCAGCACTGTGGTCAAGGTGGTGAGCCCACTGCAGCTGCTCACCCTGCCCGGCCTGGGCCCCACCCTGCAGAACGTGGCCCAGGTATCGCCCGGGGGCAGCACCATCGTGACGGTGCCCACAGGGACTGTCGAGAGTGCCGTGGCTGCCCCGGGACCTGAGGAGCACACGGCCACCATCGAGGTGGCCGCCATGGCGGAGGGCCATGAGCACAAGTAGCAGCCAATGGAAGGTGAGGCCCCACGTGGGCACTAGGCTGGCCACCTCTCCTCAGGCTGTGGGGGCACAGCGCCGGTGCCCATGGGCCACACGGGGCTGCTGAACCAAAGAGAGGAAACGCCAAAACAGacggagaagagaggagaggcgAGGGACGTGGCAGCAGCCTGGGATGTGGGGCTCTGAGCTCTGAACCTCCTCCCTTGTTTTCTtgggaaatatatttttccatctgttgcTTATTAATACTGTTTACACGTGGGGCCTTGGTGAGGAGCCAGATGGGGGGCCAGGGGCCCCGTGCAGCTGGTGGCAgaggcagggcaggggcagggcctcGGCCCGTAGCTGGGGAGCCCGTTACTAACACGTGTCTTGGGAACTGTCCCCAAGTGTGGAAACCCATGGATCCTATGGATTTGGTTTCTTCCCACAGTTTTCTGTAGGTTTAGTGTGGCCAGCACTCTGCTCTCCCATCTCTGGCATAAGCATCAGTGGTGCTTCAGGTCTGCACATGGCTCAGGGGCCTCCAGGGCACCCGGGGGTCGGGGTGCCGGCCCTGGGACACCTGCCTGGCCAGAGGGACCCAGGGGTCCAAGCAGCACAGGCCAGAACACCCCCTACCCCTGCCCGCAGATGCTCAGGGGCCATTGCACATGCTCTGTGGCTGTTTCTAAGTGAACCCCTTAGTAGGCTCCAACAAAGAGTCAGATTTATCGTGTTTTCAATCTAAATGAGGCAGAGTGCCTGGGCTCCCTGATCTGCACTGAGTTCAGAAGTGTCTTGTACACAGGGACAGTTGGGACAGCCCCGGGGGCAAGAGGCGGGTGTGCCCTGTGGCTTTTCCTGAGGAGGACACATGGAGAGAATGACCAGGGCCTGTAGAGGGGTCACTCCATGTCCAGTGGGGACACGCCTCGGGTTGGGGCTCATGGTCTGGTGTTCaactccgggctcagctccatgCTAGTGGGGCCCCCCTAGAGGTGGGCTGCACCCACTGGCTGACACTGGTGCCGCAAGGCGTCTGGGACCAGCATGGGTGAGGTGGCACCCAGGTGCTCGTGGGGAGGGTGTCTGTGGGCTGGCCGGCCCTCTGCTTTTCTGGTCTTGGACTTGGAAAGACCAGGGAGGGGCTGCTCTGCAGGCCTTGAGCCACTGCAGTGGGGGATACCCACGGCCACCCTGGGCCTCCTGTCCATCTGACACCTGTGGAGACCCAGAGAGAAGCCTCTGCCCGCCTCGCGCTTTGAAGGGAACCGGGCTCCGTCCATCCATCCTTCCGTCCGTCAGGTCCCCTGGACCCACCTCAGCGCCCTCACTGAGGCTGTTTTGTTTCTGTCATGTCTGGTCGGCTGCCGTTTTGGGTGTGCGGTTTCAACGCAGTGTCACTTCCTTGTTTGTTAGACGCTTCTCTTCCAGGCGCATCTCTGATGCACGCAGTTGAGCCTGTGGACGGGGCACCCCAGCCAGTCCTGTGTCCGGCTCAGGTCATATCAGAACATGTTGCTAGTGAAACTGGGCATCTTGTGCTTGGAACCTTGACCATTCAGACCTGCTACGCCCTGGAAAGGTGCCTCTGCCTGCCAGCCATGGGGCACTGGGTGGAAAGTTCGTTTCAGAGCCATATAAACAGAACCGTGACGGCTGCTCCCAGACATGGTGCCTGGGGGCCGAGCTCCAGGTGTGGGAAGGGGCCCACTGTCCTCCAGGAACCCTCAGCCCAGTGTGGGGATCGGGCCATCTTGCTGTCAGcaccccacccttccccccaccAGGCATGCGGGGGCTGTCCCAGGCTCGGGCTCCAGGAGGCAGGATTGGATCTGGGGGGCTCGGAGGCAGCCTGGGCAAGGGACACCTCTGAGTTCTACTTTGTACGGTGTTTTGCAAGTATCTGCTTGGTACTTtgatttcaaataaaaacatttttcataacCTGTGTCTGTGTCTTGTGATGAAGGGTTGTGAGTGGATGGATTTCCAGCAGGAACCCCTGCACCCAGCACTGGGACCAGGCGAGGACCCTGACTCACGGCGCCTACGGCTTCTTCCTTTACAGTTCCAAACTGATAgtggatctcagtttcccaaccaggggcgAAGTCAGTGCCCACTgcaggggaagcacagagtcaaCCACTGGGATGCCAGAGAGGTCCCAAGTTACTGAATTTTAAGATTAAGAAACTACAGTTCTTCCTCAAATTTGTGTACTTTGAATATTTTCTCAGCCAACACCTtgccttttctttgttttcactgACATCTGTTGAAGAGCAGGCATTTTGGATATTTATGAAATCCAGTTTATTGACTTTTTTAGGGCTTTTCATGTTCTTAAACATTTGCCTACCCCAAGGCTGTGAAGATTTCATCTGTTTTGTAGAAAATATAGTTTAGCTTTGACATTGAGATGATCCTCtcgagttaatttttgtgagggTGAGTCAGGGACTTTGTTTATCTGTCTGAGGACCCTCGGTTGGGAAGGTTGCCCCTTCTGTGTCTTGGCGCCCTTTTAACACGGGTTGACTGCAGGTGCAGGGGTGGTCATCCTGGGACCCCTGTCATCCACCCAGCACCTCTCCTGATGCTGGCAGTGGCTGTGTCCAGTGCTCTACATGTTCTCCAGACAGGAACATCTCCCCAGCAGCCCAGCATCCACCACGCGGGAAACGTTTCTTCAGAGACCAATCCCCTCCTAACGCTGTAGGTCCTGCAGAcacccactgagccacgtggCCAGGAGTGGACCTTCCCTGGTAGGTGGCAGGCAAGCTGCAGGCAGAAATTCCAGGCCCAGAGGCCAGGACCGTGGACATAAACCTCTGGTCTCAGGAGTGAGCCTCCCTGTGTGTCCAGGAAGAACGTGGGCTCTGGCCATGAGGCCCCAACTGGAACCCCAGTCTTGGCAGACGGTGTGCACTGGCTTTGGTCTCCAGTCTGCATGGTCAGGAGGGATGTGCAGCTGGACTGAGGCACAGCCCATCTGACAGGGTGCACGGGAATCAAGCCTGGTGTGGTAAAGAGGGCTGGGTCAGCTGCAGTCCCTCCAGATCACTGAGGCATGGAGCCAAACCCTCCTCAGCCTGGAATCAGGGAGGGCTTCCAGGAGGAAGAGGCATTGCATTCCCGAGCACCGCAGTTCCGCAGTCAGGCAACTGCTTGCAGAGGTGGTGTGAGACAGGGTCATGGGCAAAGGGTGGACGGTAGGCCTCACCATGGTGAGGGCTATGCTTTCAAGTACCAGGCGCAGTATGAAGCCTGGGGTTGTGAGTGCAGGGCAGCAAACGGATCTAGAGGAGAGAGAAGCTGGCAGAAAGCTGCAGGCACAAGGGGCGGGGCAGACAGACCTGTGCCCTGACCTCTAGGGCTGCACTGGGAGGGCACTGTGGGTCACTTACAACCTGGCACCTGCACTGGCACCAGGAAGGTGGCTAGGAGGGGCCAAGGGAAGGAAGCGTGTACCTCGGAAGGCCCCCAGATGTGCCAGGACTCAGAACCCATGCATTCCTCCCTTGGTGAGCCCTCACCCCAGTGTGCTGGGCTCTGGATCAGTATGACTAGGATAAACCCCCATCTCGGGTCCCCTGGCTGGccccttttcctctcccctctaGGCTTCTCGTCCCCGTGCCCCACCCTCCACTGCTCTGGATCCCTGGGAGCCTTGGGGTGACTCCATCTGCAGGACACCCAGGAGGGagtccccctccccctgccataGCCACATGATGCCACAGACCATGTGACAGTCTGGCTGAAGCCTTGGCTGGCACGCGGCAGCCAGCAGACGCCTGGAGAGATCTGGGAGGGGAGCCCTAGGTGAAGACACCCCAACCCTGCAGAAGAAGAGGGAGGGTGGTGCTGAGCCCTCATACCCAGTTGAGGTCCCCTCTCTCACCAAACCGCTTTTCAGTGGGGCAGGGGCTCTGTTTCTGACCCCCTTGCCCTGGCTATACCCTATCTTCCCAGGGGCCTGAAGTCCTAGTGACTGCTCTGGTGTGAGTGGTGGGCGACGGAAGGCTGGTTGGCTGTGCACTGGGGGTGGCTCTGGGCCTTTTGCTGTGAACAGTCTTCAGCCATAGCCGGTACACGGTGCCATCCCTCCTGGACCTGAGCAGGGCCAAGTTGCCAGAGCAGGTAGCCGCCGGCATCCTCGTCACCTTCACAGAGTGGGTATGTACACAGGCAGCAAGCAAGCTGCTGGCCGAGCTGACCACACTGGCAGGCAAGGGCAGACTCTCTCGGTTGCCCACTGGCCTGGATCTGGGCAGGGCACCCTGCCAGTCTCCCTTGCTAGGATCCTCATCCACCTAAGGATGGGGCTCCAgatgaacttcagcttcttttggGGAGAAgataatacttttattttcattaaaaacaaaataaaatgtgctCTTGGCCTTGGGCCCCCTGGCCTTGACAGGCGAGATAGTAATGGGGCCATGACTGCCTCCAATGAGATTTGGGCAGGACATGGGGGTAACCACCCTTCTTGGGGAACCCCAGCCTAGGAGGCAAGAAAGGTGGCCAGAGCCTGTGCCCAGGTCACATGGCTGCTCACTGTGATGGGAAGGAGCTGGGGGCacgtgggaggggctggggcggaGGTGCCAGAGCCTTGGAGCTGTTCTCACCACTGATGGTGGCAGCCACGTGCCAGGCAAGCTGAGGCTTCTTGTTACAGGGGTCAGTGTCCTGCAAAGGCCAGCCTGGGGCTCCCCGCCGGAAAAGAGAGGAGCTGGAGGGGGCGGGACTCATGGGTGGACTGTGCTGAGTCAGGAAAAAACACTTGTGGCTGCCGCCGCTTCTAAAACATAAGTAAGTCTGTTTCtttaattgtgtatgtgtgtttatactCCTCTTTATTAGTGGATAAATACTAGAAAATCATCTCTCGGAAGGTGTGGTCAGGGACAGGCCCAGCTTGCCCAGCCTACTCGGGGCGAGCCCTTCGGGGGGCCCTGGCCGGGTGTGCAGGGTGAGGCTGTCCCTCCAGGGCTCATAC
Proteins encoded in this window:
- the GMEB2 gene encoding glucocorticoid modulatory element-binding protein 2 isoform X4: MAEEEESLEAEIVYPITCGDSRANLIWRKFVCPGINVKCVQYDEHVISPKEFVHLAGKSTLKDWKRAIRMNGIMLRKIMDSGELDFYQHDRVCSNTCRSTKIDLSGARASLGSPTPTEYIPLTPATTDVNGAPATITIETCEDPGDWTTAVGDDTFAFWRGLKDAGLLDEVIQEFHQELVETMKGLQQRVQDPPLQLRDAVLLNNIVQNFGMLDLVKKVLASHKCQMDRSREQYARDLAGTLASAVPTALEQQCDEHRRRAKELKHKSQHLSNVLMTLTPVSLPPPVKRPRLARATSGPAAIASQVLAQSAQIALTPGVPVSQLTSVPLGKVVSTLPSPVLGKAAPQVAPASSPASPLLGGYTVLASSGTTFPNTVEIHPDASSLTVLSTAAMQDGSTVVKVVSPLQLLTLPGLGPTLQNVAQVSPGGSTIVTVPTGTVESAVAAPGPEEHTATIEVAAMAEGHEHK